The following are encoded in a window of Arcobacter arenosus genomic DNA:
- a CDS encoding lactate utilization protein B, translating to MSVHNHPLKAKEFVANDERMHWHDKALWFVREKRDRASKSIPEWEQLRTFADQVKTHTMANLDKYLLEFEENASKKGIKVHFAKDAQEHNEIVYKILKENNVKKVVKSKSMLTEECHLNPYLEGKGLEVVDTDLGERIVQFRKEVPSHIVLPAIHLKKEDVSDTFHKELNTEKGNSDPTYLTRAARAHLREKFLNADAGITGVNFAIAQTGGVVVCTNEGNADMGASLPKLHIACMGIEKIIPRLEDLSVFTRLLARSATGQPITSYTSHFHGPIEGGQMHIVIVDNKRSPFLQSKSYKKALNCIRCGACMNTCPIYRRSGGHSYDYVIPGPIGSTLGTFRDPKKHKTLSFACSLCGSCSNVCPVKIDLDSQLYTHRQDLREKDIISTKKKLIMQAAVWLMTKPKLFTFAGKVARKLVPIMPRALLYNKFNVWGEGRELPPFPKKSFKEIYKEGLENDK from the coding sequence ATGAGCGTACATAATCACCCACTTAAAGCAAAAGAGTTTGTTGCAAATGATGAAAGAATGCATTGGCATGATAAAGCTTTATGGTTTGTAAGAGAAAAAAGAGATAGAGCTTCTAAATCTATTCCTGAATGGGAACAATTAAGAACTTTTGCAGATCAAGTAAAAACACATACTATGGCAAACCTTGATAAATATCTTTTAGAGTTTGAAGAGAACGCTTCTAAAAAAGGGATTAAAGTTCATTTTGCAAAGGATGCACAAGAGCATAATGAAATAGTATATAAGATTTTAAAAGAAAACAATGTAAAAAAAGTTGTTAAATCAAAATCTATGTTAACGGAAGAGTGCCACTTAAACCCTTATTTAGAGGGTAAAGGTTTAGAGGTTGTTGATACAGACTTAGGTGAAAGAATTGTTCAATTTAGAAAAGAGGTTCCTTCACATATTGTTCTTCCTGCAATTCACTTAAAAAAAGAGGATGTTTCTGATACTTTCCATAAAGAATTAAATACTGAAAAGGGAAATTCTGATCCAACATATTTAACAAGAGCAGCAAGGGCTCACTTAAGAGAAAAGTTTTTAAATGCAGACGCAGGAATAACTGGGGTTAACTTTGCTATAGCACAAACAGGTGGAGTAGTTGTTTGTACAAATGAGGGAAATGCAGATATGGGTGCTTCTTTACCCAAACTTCATATTGCATGTATGGGAATAGAAAAAATTATTCCAAGACTTGAAGACTTAAGTGTATTTACAAGATTACTTGCAAGAAGTGCAACGGGACAACCTATAACTTCATATACATCACATTTTCATGGACCAATTGAAGGTGGACAGATGCATATTGTTATTGTTGATAATAAAAGAAGTCCCTTCTTACAATCTAAATCTTATAAAAAAGCTTTAAACTGTATTAGATGTGGGGCTTGTATGAATACTTGTCCAATTTATAGAAGAAGTGGTGGTCATTCGTATGATTATGTTATTCCTGGACCTATTGGTTCTACATTAGGGACATTTAGAGATCCTAAAAAACATAAAACTTTATCATTTGCTTGTTCATTATGTGGTTCTTGCTCAAATGTGTGTCCTGTTAAAATTGACCTTGATTCTCAACTATATACACACAGACAAGATTTAAGGGAAAAAGATATCATATCAACTAAGAAAAAACTTATTATGCAAGCTGCTGTTTGGTTAATGACAAAACCAAAACTATTTACATTTGCAGGAAAAGTTGCAAGAAAATTAGTGCCAATTATGCCAAGGGCACTTTTATACAATAAATTTAATGTTTGGGGAGAGGGACGAGAGTTACCACCTTTTCCAAAGAAAAGTTTTAAAGAGATTTACAAAGAAGGATTAGAAAATGACAAGTAA
- a CDS encoding LutC/YkgG family protein produces MTSKEQILQSIRNNNVVVDTELPSYKNIGIKYENPYEQFSTMLESVGGKALFIKKEELDKTISELYPEEKQIASNVDGFTLGNFDANGENDPHNLKDIDLAVVKGDFAVSENGAVWLNNPENRHRSLYFIAQNIVIVVDKNNIVHNMHEAYEQINFDKSTYGVFVSGPSKTADIEQSLVIGAHGPKSGYVIFID; encoded by the coding sequence ATGACAAGTAAAGAGCAAATTTTACAAAGCATTAGAAACAATAATGTAGTTGTTGATACAGAGTTACCTTCTTATAAAAATATTGGGATTAAATATGAAAATCCCTATGAGCAGTTTTCTACAATGCTTGAAAGTGTAGGGGGGAAAGCCCTTTTTATAAAAAAAGAGGAATTGGATAAAACAATTTCTGAGTTATATCCAGAAGAGAAACAAATAGCTTCAAATGTTGATGGTTTTACCCTTGGAAATTTCGATGCTAATGGAGAAAATGACCCTCACAATTTAAAAGATATAGATCTAGCAGTTGTAAAAGGTGATTTTGCAGTTTCTGAAAATGGGGCGGTATGGTTAAATAATCCAGAGAATAGACATAGAAGTTTATATTTTATTGCTCAAAATATTGTTATTGTAGTAGATAAGAATAATATTGTTCATAATATGCATGAAGCCTATGAGCAAATAAACTTTGATAAATCAACATATGGTGTATTTGTAAGTGGTCCATCTAAAACTGCAGATATTGAACAATCATTAGTAATAGGAGCCCATGGACCAAAATCAGGATATGTAATTTTTATTGATTAA
- a CDS encoding ABC transporter substrate binding protein has product MKKTILFLLLFLNFLYAQNKEVLLIHSYHKGYKWTDDISKAIEKNFEPYDNIELTTFYMDTKRVAGENYFYKLANLYKEKIANRKFDLVIVSDNNAFDFLVKYHDFLFPTSPVLFCGINNFNKSILDENFVTHYMSGVVEQVDLEKNFELILNLQPHLQKLIIINDKSKTGMAMKKDLEPIMKRYKNRLKIEYIDDLDIKNIQNEITKLDSNSAILLVLLFKDKTGKYFTYRQSVKEIRKVAKVPLYGLWDFYLDYGIVGGLLTSAKAQGDAVSKMALRVLNGEKVYDIPVLEKSPNKYLFDYNELNRFDLDVSEILKDYTIINEPHTFIRKYTKLVIITVTIIAVLLIMVFSMKANIQRRKIVEKDLQNRIKFDKVLLDTLPNPIYYKNKDGKFLGCNKAFCELLSVPKKEVIGKTAKDFFDPAVAKKNKQVDEELLKTHGTNTSEVTLHLPNNHMRHIIINKAVYLDNDGSIGGIVCIMDDITERIQQKQFLIQQGKLAEMGDMVAAIAHQWNEPLVELSAQVQDIQTSFLLNELKDIQVKEFVNDSMVQIKYMSKTLSDFRNFLKPSTSKKLFAIRKAFEDIFEIIGKQIFYSNINLHFNYEYDKEELLIYGYENEFKQVLLNLINNAKNKVLEKNSSKKYNITINISSCNTYTTIEIIDDAGNINENIIDKIFEPYFTTKKDGTGFGLYMAKVIIEDKMNGIINVKNKDKHVIFTIKLPHNKRLANENNAS; this is encoded by the coding sequence ATGAAAAAAACAATCCTATTTTTATTACTTTTTTTAAACTTTTTATATGCACAAAATAAAGAGGTGTTACTGATTCATTCTTATCATAAAGGGTATAAATGGACAGATGACATCTCTAAAGCAATAGAAAAAAACTTTGAACCCTACGATAATATTGAACTTACAACTTTTTATATGGATACAAAAAGGGTTGCGGGGGAAAACTATTTTTATAAATTAGCAAATTTATATAAAGAAAAAATTGCAAACAGAAAATTTGATTTGGTTATTGTAAGTGATAACAATGCTTTTGATTTTTTAGTTAAATACCACGATTTTTTATTTCCCACCTCCCCAGTACTTTTTTGTGGAATTAATAATTTTAATAAATCAATTTTAGATGAAAATTTTGTAACCCACTATATGAGTGGAGTTGTAGAGCAAGTTGATTTAGAAAAAAACTTTGAACTGATTTTAAATCTCCAACCACATTTACAGAAATTAATAATTATCAATGATAAATCTAAAACTGGTATGGCCATGAAAAAAGATTTAGAACCAATTATGAAAAGATATAAAAATAGATTAAAAATTGAATATATAGATGATTTAGATATAAAAAATATTCAAAATGAGATTACAAAACTAGATTCGAATAGTGCCATTTTATTGGTTTTACTGTTTAAAGATAAAACAGGTAAATACTTTACTTATAGACAAAGTGTAAAAGAGATTAGAAAGGTAGCTAAAGTTCCCCTTTATGGACTTTGGGATTTTTACTTAGATTATGGGATTGTTGGAGGTTTATTAACGTCTGCAAAAGCTCAAGGAGATGCTGTTTCTAAAATGGCTTTACGGGTTTTGAATGGTGAAAAAGTTTATGATATTCCAGTTTTAGAAAAATCTCCAAACAAATATCTTTTTGATTATAATGAGTTAAATAGATTTGATTTAGATGTTTCAGAGATTTTAAAAGATTACACAATAATAAATGAACCCCATACATTTATTAGAAAATATACAAAGTTAGTAATAATCACTGTAACTATAATTGCGGTTTTACTTATTATGGTATTTTCAATGAAGGCAAATATTCAAAGAAGAAAAATTGTTGAAAAAGATTTACAAAATAGAATCAAATTTGATAAAGTATTACTTGATACCTTGCCTAATCCAATCTATTATAAAAACAAAGATGGTAAGTTTTTAGGTTGTAATAAAGCATTTTGCGAACTTTTAAGTGTTCCTAAAAAAGAGGTTATTGGGAAAACAGCTAAAGATTTTTTTGACCCAGCAGTAGCAAAGAAAAATAAACAAGTAGATGAAGAACTTCTAAAAACCCATGGAACTAATACATCTGAAGTTACACTTCATCTACCAAACAATCATATGCGTCATATAATTATAAATAAAGCGGTATATTTAGACAATGATGGTTCTATTGGTGGAATTGTTTGTATAATGGATGATATAACAGAAAGAATACAACAAAAACAATTTTTAATACAGCAAGGAAAACTAGCTGAAATGGGTGATATGGTAGCTGCCATTGCCCACCAATGGAATGAGCCTTTAGTTGAATTATCAGCGCAAGTTCAAGATATACAAACCTCATTTTTATTAAATGAATTAAAAGATATTCAAGTAAAAGAGTTTGTAAATGATTCAATGGTTCAAATAAAATATATGTCAAAAACCCTAAGTGACTTTAGGAACTTTTTAAAACCCTCTACTAGTAAAAAACTATTTGCTATTAGAAAAGCCTTTGAAGATATTTTTGAAATCATCGGTAAACAAATATTTTACTCAAATATAAATCTTCATTTCAATTATGAGTATGATAAAGAGGAACTTTTAATTTATGGGTATGAAAATGAGTTTAAACAGGTTTTACTAAACTTGATAAATAATGCTAAAAATAAAGTTTTAGAAAAAAACAGTTCAAAAAAATACAATATTACTATAAATATCTCAAGTTGTAATACCTATACTACAATTGAGATTATTGATGATGCTGGAAATATAAATGAAAATATCATTGACAAAATATTTGAACCATATTTTACTACTAAAAAAGATGGTACAGGTTTTGGACTTTATATGGCAAAGGTAATAATTGAAGACAAGATGAATGGTATAATTAATGTAAAAAATAAAGACAAACATGTTATATTCACAATTAAACTTCCTCATAATAAAAGGTTAGCAAATGAAAATAATGCTTCTTGA
- a CDS encoding response regulator transcription factor, with translation MKIMLLEDNVKLNSTIKKRLELKGYKVFSYVDGKEAFNNIMEGFSCFILDINVPNVDGIKILKKIREFYSEVPVIIISASVELDVIKESYDFGCNDYLKKPFFIDELEIKVERLCQITDDIITFDKDCYFDYKSSTITIDGETQRLTKKERLLINLFLTKKNQVLTYEAIENYVWEGSFVSIESIRSLVRRLRKVVKKDYIETVVDTGYKFKVD, from the coding sequence ATGAAAATAATGCTTCTTGAAGACAATGTTAAGCTAAATTCAACAATAAAAAAAAGGCTTGAATTAAAAGGATACAAGGTATTTAGTTATGTTGATGGTAAAGAAGCCTTCAATAATATAATGGAAGGTTTTTCTTGTTTTATATTAGATATTAATGTGCCAAATGTTGATGGGATAAAAATTTTAAAAAAAATTAGAGAATTTTACTCAGAAGTTCCAGTTATCATAATTTCAGCTTCTGTTGAGCTTGATGTGATAAAAGAATCATATGATTTTGGATGTAATGATTATCTAAAAAAACCATTTTTTATAGATGAACTTGAAATAAAAGTTGAAAGACTTTGTCAAATAACAGATGATATAATCACCTTTGATAAAGATTGTTACTTTGATTATAAATCTTCAACAATAACAATTGATGGTGAAACTCAAAGATTAACAAAGAAAGAGAGACTCTTAATCAATCTATTTTTAACAAAAAAGAATCAAGTATTAACTTATGAGGCAATAGAAAATTATGTTTGGGAAGGTTCTTTTGTATCAATTGAATCAATTAGAAGTCTTGTTAGACGTTTAAGAAAAGTTGTAAAAAAAGATTATATTGAAACAGTAGTTGATACTGGATATAAATTTAAAGTGGACTAA
- a CDS encoding TRAP transporter substrate-binding protein codes for MNMFGKTTKLLVATALVAGLATTDAMAKKVYKWKLATTWGPTLSPFIDAPKKFAAMVEEMSDGRLKIRVDASNKHKAALGILDMVKGGQYEMGHSASYYWKGKDINTLPLSTMPFGLTTPEQYAWFYYGGGKELTQKVYAPHKVLSYPGGSSGNQMGGWFRKEINTVDDLKGLKMRIPGFAGEIMAKLGLTVTNIAPGELYTSLERGTIDALEWVGPGMDINMGFNKIAPYYYTGWHEPGLDLQFLINEKAFNKLPKDLQAIVETAMKAAAHDMYLQNYHMSAEAWASIEKDYPNIKIKTFPKEVMDAMKKVNLELREEMKAKNPLLKEILDSQEAYQKKARKWTEMSDYLYLKDNL; via the coding sequence ATGAATATGTTTGGTAAAACTACTAAACTACTTGTAGCAACTGCATTAGTTGCTGGATTAGCAACAACAGATGCTATGGCAAAAAAAGTATACAAATGGAAATTAGCAACAACTTGGGGACCAACTCTATCACCATTTATTGATGCACCTAAAAAATTTGCAGCAATGGTTGAAGAGATGTCTGATGGAAGACTTAAAATTAGAGTTGATGCATCAAATAAACACAAAGCAGCACTTGGTATCTTAGATATGGTTAAAGGTGGTCAATATGAAATGGGTCACTCTGCATCATATTACTGGAAAGGTAAAGATATCAATACATTACCTTTAAGTACTATGCCATTTGGTTTAACTACACCAGAACAATATGCATGGTTTTACTATGGTGGAGGTAAAGAATTAACTCAAAAAGTATATGCACCACATAAAGTATTATCTTATCCAGGTGGAAGTTCAGGAAACCAAATGGGTGGATGGTTCAGAAAAGAGATTAATACTGTTGATGACTTAAAAGGTCTTAAAATGAGAATCCCAGGATTTGCTGGTGAAATCATGGCTAAATTAGGATTAACTGTTACTAATATTGCTCCAGGTGAATTATATACTTCACTTGAAAGAGGAACTATTGACGCTCTTGAATGGGTTGGGCCTGGAATGGATATCAACATGGGATTCAACAAAATTGCTCCATATTATTATACAGGATGGCATGAACCAGGATTAGATTTACAATTCTTAATCAATGAAAAAGCGTTTAATAAATTACCAAAAGATTTACAAGCAATCGTTGAAACTGCAATGAAAGCTGCAGCACATGATATGTATTTACAAAACTACCATATGAGTGCAGAAGCTTGGGCATCAATTGAGAAAGATTATCCAAATATTAAAATCAAAACTTTCCCAAAAGAAGTTATGGATGCTATGAAAAAAGTTAACTTAGAATTAAGAGAAGAGATGAAAGCTAAAAATCCTTTATTAAAAGAGATTTTAGATTCACAAGAAGCATATCAGAAAAAAGCTAGAAAATGGACAGAGATGTCTGATTATCTTTACTTAAAAGATAACTTATAA
- a CDS encoding TRAP transporter small permease subunit, giving the protein MLLKLERGFDKFADIIGLVTAFAMVLMILNVFYDVVMRYFFKSGSIAMQEMEWHLFSVIILIGISYTLKEDGHVRVDLVYDRLSPRKKAMINMFGAIVFILPISILVGIDSLAPVREALNTMEGSGDPGGLPYRWIVKALIPLSFLLLIITTIGFFIKNLNIYKGYSVLDEYNLKGEIENLKCDLERHEHHIVNIDGTDDEKIEKGESK; this is encoded by the coding sequence ATGTTATTAAAACTAGAACGTGGTTTTGATAAGTTTGCAGATATAATCGGTCTTGTGACAGCTTTTGCAATGGTACTTATGATTTTAAATGTATTTTATGATGTTGTTATGAGATACTTTTTTAAATCTGGTTCTATTGCAATGCAAGAGATGGAATGGCACCTATTTTCAGTAATTATTTTAATCGGAATCAGTTATACACTAAAAGAGGATGGACATGTTAGAGTTGACTTAGTTTATGATAGATTAAGTCCAAGAAAAAAAGCAATGATTAATATGTTTGGGGCAATAGTATTTATTCTACCTATTTCTATTTTAGTTGGAATTGATTCTTTGGCTCCTGTAAGAGAAGCATTAAATACAATGGAAGGGAGTGGAGACCCAGGTGGATTACCATACAGATGGATAGTTAAAGCACTTATTCCGCTATCTTTTTTACTTTTAATTATCACTACAATTGGATTTTTTATCAAAAATCTTAATATATATAAAGGTTATAGTGTACTTGATGAGTATAACTTAAAAGGTGAAATTGAGAACTTAAAATGTGATTTAGAAAGACATGAACATCATATTGTAAATATTGATGGTACAGATGATGAAAAAATAGAGAAAGGAGAATCTAAATGA